A genomic window from Indioceanicola profundi includes:
- a CDS encoding (R)-mandelonitrile lyase, with translation MKTLAAAILSGTLLAGAPALAQGIEVTRNGTRPSASGPAASFTGVVIVNPLFQATEHTRAAGANVSFAPGARTAWHAHPAGQTLIVTAGTGWVQQWEGERQEIRPGDVVWIPPGVKHWHGATATNSMAHIAIQEHVEGEVVDWMEQVTDQQYKVSSNNE, from the coding sequence ATGAAAACGCTTGCAGCAGCCATATTGTCGGGAACGCTTCTGGCCGGCGCGCCCGCCCTGGCGCAGGGCATCGAGGTCACGCGGAACGGTACACGCCCCTCCGCCAGCGGCCCCGCAGCCAGCTTCACCGGCGTCGTGATCGTGAACCCGTTGTTCCAGGCAACGGAGCACACCCGAGCCGCCGGGGCCAATGTCAGCTTCGCGCCCGGCGCACGCACCGCTTGGCACGCCCACCCCGCCGGCCAGACCCTGATCGTGACCGCGGGGACGGGCTGGGTCCAGCAATGGGAAGGCGAGCGGCAAGAAATCCGGCCCGGAGACGTCGTCTGGATTCCGCCCGGGGTGAAGCATTGGCATGGTGCCACCGCCACCAACAGCATGGCCCATATCGCCATCCAGGAGCATGTCGAGGGCGAAGTCGTCGACTGGATGGAGCAGGTTACGGATCAGCAGTACAAGGTGAGCTCAAATAACGAGTAG